One Prunus dulcis chromosome 8, ALMONDv2, whole genome shotgun sequence DNA window includes the following coding sequences:
- the LOC117637627 gene encoding uncharacterized protein LOC117637627, which yields MESSTSSISMTASSNPRSKRLLFDRRYGWVIDEWKDPSEEALAGGRGMFCILPLAKSLIKMASQSINLAANSAVKVLERPDLFSPQLLQAGLNDQLYKIKSSLPKPEFNYFLLKGNLSSKAASSSSCKETESSKS from the exons ATGGAGTCTTCAACTTCTTCAATCTCCATGACAGCCTCCTCAAACCCACGTTCGAAACGCCTTTTGTTTGATCGCCGTTATGGTTGGGT AATTGATGAATGGAAAGACCCATCGGAGGAAGCTCTGGCGGGTGGCCGAGGAAT GTTTTGCATCCTGCCTCTTGCAAAATCTTTGATAAAGATGGCTTCGCAGTCG ATTAATCTTGCAGCTAACTCAGCAGTGAAAGTTCTTGAAAGGCCAGACCTGTTTTCTCCTCAGCTATTGCAAGCTGGTCTAAATGACCAGCTTTACAAAATTAAGTCTTCTTTGCCAAAGCCGGAATTCAACTATTTCTTACTCAAAGGAAATCTCTCATCAAAAGCTGCTAGTTCCTCTTCATGtaaagaaacagaaagcaGTAAATCGTAG
- the LOC117636639 gene encoding TVP38/TMEM64 family membrane protein slr0305, giving the protein MRTLLTLRPPPPPSVLLPCLSSLSPPPSFLFSFRPSKRFHFLSPCSSLKQSKKKSLQKTRPPNAPPPQSQRWFFNNPKGDEGGEIEKTDEADSAFGGDTALKGTVLAGIFLIGIVGGFAGVGYLYKDQINAFLNQFSTFIEGYGPAGYALFVAVYAGLEILAIPAVPLTMSAGLLFGTVTGSILVSISGTVAASVAFLIARYFARERILKMVEGNKKFLAIDKAIGENGFRVVTLLRLSPLLPFSLGNYLYGLTSVKFVPYVLGSWLGMLPGTWAYVSAGAFGRAIIQEESELGLPGGNGQLLTLGFGLLATALAAAYVTRLAKDAVKDID; this is encoded by the exons ATGCGCACCCTCCTCACTCTGAggccaccaccaccgccatcTGTGCTCCTTCCATGCCTCTCTTCCTTATCCCCACCTCCTTCTTTCCTCTTCAGCTTCAGACCCAGCAAGCGTTTTCACTTCCTCAGCCCATGTTCTTCTCTCAAACAGTCCAAGAAGAAGTCTCTCCAGAAGACCAGGCCTCCCAatgctcctcctcctcagAGCCAGCGCTGGTTCTTCAATAACCCAAAGGGTGACGAAGGTGGTGAAATTGAAAAGACTGATGAGGCTGACAGTGCCTTCGGCGGTGACACTGCGCTTAAAGGTACTGTTTTGGCCGGTATTTTCTTGATTGGTATTGTTGGTGGGTTTGCCGGTGTTGGGTATTTGTACAAGGACCAGATCAACGCCTTCTTGAATCAGTTTTCCACTTTCATTGAAG GTTATGGTCCAGCTGGATATGCTTTGTTTGTAGCAGTTTATGCAGGACTGGAA ATCCTTGCGATTCCAGCTGTTCCATTGACCATGTCAGCTGGTCTTCTTTTTGGCACAGTTACTGGCTCTATTCTAGTCTCCATAAGCGGAACA GTGGCTGCTAGTGTTGCTTTTCTCATTGCTAGATATTTTGCTCGTGAGCGCATTCTTAAAATGGTTGagggaaacaaaaaatttcttgcAATTGATAAGGCTATTGGAGAAAACGGATTTAGAGTTGTCACTCTCCTTCGCTTGAGCCCTTtgcttcctttttctttggggAACTATTTATACGGATTGACATCTGTAAAGTTTGTTCCATACGTGTTGGGAAG TTGGCTGGGGATGCTTCCTGGAACATGGGCTTATGTGAGCGCTGGTGCATTTGGGCGAGCCATAATT CAAGAAGAATCTGAGCTTGGTTTACCTGGAGGAAATGGTCAGCTACTGACACTAGGGTTTGGACTGTTAGCCACAGCATTGGCTGCTGCTTATGTTACACGATTAGCGAAG GATGCTGTAAAAGATATCGATTAG
- the LOC117638033 gene encoding protein PARTING DANCERS isoform X1, translating to MEMANTKATSQIPSRAISSGGGGGVCMMSNTWRDEQHPSFINFISTFLTANAFRLNFVPIAPVISFIDFIFNCGGSSVAFIFVTSLDPTCISQIFGRVQKLKLQFANLYVVITLPTKEKNDLFVRSYFKFGMELGKPTFVLVKDLEMGFEKMVKIAHSRGVCKREDATAKLKAERKQTVQAVNVFQRVVTSIPGIDNHDANALNQAIGSIEAISKASKEQILENTDLSADKAEVVSRFFRDPKFYLSPKIN from the exons ATGGAAATGGCGAATACGAAAGCAACGTCTCAAATTCCATCGAGGGCCATAAGCTCAG gtggtggtggtggggtttGTATGATGAGCAACACATGGAGAGATGAACAACACCCATCTTTCATCAACTTCATTTCCACCTTCCTCACTGCAAACGCTTTCCGTCTTAACTTTGTCCCAATTGCCCCTgtaatttccttcatt GACTTCATTTTCAACTGTGGGGGTTCATCTGTGGCTTTCATCTTTGTGACAAGCTTGGATCCCACTTGCATCTCACAAATCTTCGGCAG AGTTCAAAAACTGAAGCTGCAATTTGCAAATCTATATGTTGTCATCACCCTCCCAACCAAGGAGAAAAATGATTTGTTTGTTCGTTCTTACTTCAA ATTCGGAATGGAGCTTGGTAAACCCACATTCGTTCTGGTTAAGGACTTGGAAATGGGTTTTGAAAAGATGGTAAAGATAGCTCACTCTCGTGGGG TATGCAAGCGAGAGGATGCCACCGCAAAATTGAAGGCTGAG AGGAAGCAAACTGTGCAAGCAGTGAACGTGTTTCAAAGAGTGGTCACATCTATTCCGGGTATCGACAATCATGATGCGAATGCG CTTAACCAAGCGATTGGTTCGATTGAAGCAATTTCCAAGGCATCAAAGGAGCAAATTCTGGAAAACACAGACCTCTCTGCTGACAAGGCAGAAGTAGTTTCAAGGTTTTTCAGGGATCCAAAGTTTTACCTGAGTCCCAAGATCAACTGA
- the LOC117636641 gene encoding oil body-associated protein 1A-like: MATTHARVPGQPTPTGMAILETATATVQSFSPINSIHQHLCAFHLYSHDMTRQLEAHHFCAHQNKEMRQCLIYDSPKADAKLIGLEYIISELLFLTLPDNEKPLWHSHEYEVKSGVLFLPGLPGPIQRQDLDKVCKTYGKTIHFWQVDRGDELPLGIPQVMLALTRDGQLRPELAIDVQMRYGVSFDEEREKRAYMEGPKLGVHPLANGGGKGLKTELRETDCMPVDSVPRVFV, translated from the coding sequence atgGCGACAACTCACGCACGAGTCCCCGGCCAGCCAACCCCGACGGGCATGGCCATCCTCGAGACCGCAACAGCCACAGTCCAGAGCTTCAGCCCCATCAACAGCATCCACCAGCACCTCTGCGCCTTCCACTTGTACTCTCACGACATGACCCGTCAACTGGAAGCCCACCACTTCTGCGCCCACCAGAACAAAGAGATGCGCCAGTGCCTCATCTACGACAGCCCCAAGGCCGATGCAAAACTCATCGGCCTCGAGTACATCATCTCAGAGCTCCTCTTCCTCACCCTCCCCGACAACGAGAAGCCGCTTTGGCACTCGCATGAGTACGAGGTGAAGAGCGGCGTTCTCTTCCTGCCGGGTCTACCGGGCCCCATCCAGAGGCAGGACCTGGACAAGGTGTGCAAGACGTACGGGAAGACGATTCATTTTTGGCAAGTGGATAGGGGGGATGAGTTGCCACTTGGGATTCCGCAGGTTATGTTGGCGTTGACCAGGGACGGTCAACTGCGGCCGGAGCTTGCGATAGATGTTCAGATGAGGTACGGGGTGAGCTTcgatgaggagagagagaagcgaGCTTACATGGAGGGGCCGAAGCTTGGGGTGCATCCTTTGGCTAATGGAGGAGGGAAAGGGTTGAAGACTGAGCTCAGGGAGACCGACTGCATGCCTGTAGATTCTGTTCCCAGGGTCTTTGTTTGA
- the LOC117636638 gene encoding disease resistance protein RPM1-like codes for MASATTDLLIGKIVGILENEASAIAGFGDQVDEIKQELLYMKSFLQDAEGKEPHTEGEKTWVTMVRNLTFKAEVIIDKFMYDMYEQQSQGRFARWLQKPIHIPKILWYRRQVAIELQKITRTIKAIPERNQRYCVGSLSSSSNDNHKWVKNQADQSSLFIEEDELVGIERKKHTLMERLMSEERHQMVVSVVGMGGSGKTTLVAKTFTDETIKRYFDCYAWITVSQTYVIEDLFRSLIKEFHRSRKEEVPPSMSSLEHTELVEMLRNYLDAKRYLVVLDDVWDIKLWERVRISLPDSRALGNRILLTTRNQEIALYPFGVESHVYRIELLEKDEAWELFNKKAFSTYHEHCCPPEFESLASELVEKCEGLPLAIVALSGVLASKESPTEWIKVYSSLNWQLTNNPLLKPMTTILLLSFDDLPYQLKHCFMYCSLFPEDYLIDGERLIRLWLAEGFVEQVDGLTPEEVAENYLIELIRRSMLKVEDRTDMGKALAYKMHDILRELALSMSQKENFSANYVGREMRKGTARRLSIQTTEGEISSIKGLSELRSFLVFVTSTFSLPSRSKLLKVLDLEKVPMDKLPSGLVYLFNLRYLNLRGTSIKELPKFIGRLGNLETLDISHTKIEVLPRGISKLLNLRHLLMYHHTWDDVGFKYLKGTRVPSNISELKKLQVLEKVESDGNIAGLIGSMTQLRQLGITNVKGSDEMDLCDSIQKMKQLRNLSLTSTNADEFLKVDKQSSPPPHLEIVSLAGKLHKVPVWFCSLQSLTHLHLHWAKLENDELLPQIEALPCLASLDLFNAYNGKELYFGGGFPKLTRLVLSNLLFLSKITIEKGVMPNLKSLFLNSCIELKTLPLGIEYLLNLNTLELVYLPTQLVDSIREGGVDRPKVQHIPKIHNYYTTSSGTTYYESLSYT; via the coding sequence ATGGCCTCAGCTACAACAGATCTCTTGATTGGCAAAATTGTAGGCATCCTCGAGAATGAAGCATCCGCCATAGCCGGTTTTGGTGATCAAGTTGATGAGATTAAACAGGAGCTTCTATACATGAAATCCTTCCTACAAGATGCTGAGGGCAAGGAACCACACACGGAAGGAGAGAAAACGTGGGTTACAATGGTGAGAAACTTGACCTTTAAAGCTGAAGTTATCATTGATAAATTCATGTATGACATGTATGAGCAGCAAAGTCAGGGTAGATTCGCGAGGTGGCTCCAGAAACCCATTCACATTCCAAAGATTCTTTGGTATAGGCGTCAAGTCGCCATTGAGTTACAGAAAATCACAAGAACGATCAAAGCCATTCCAGAGAGGAATCAAAGATATTGTGTTGGTTCCCTGAGCAGTTCGTCTAATGATAATCACAAATGGGTGAAGAACCAAGCGGATCAGTCTTCTCTTTTCATTGAGGAAGATGAGCTCGTGGGgattgaaagaaagaagcatACATTGATGGAAAGGCTGATGAGTGAAGAACGACACCAAATGGTTGTGTCCGTGGTCGGTATGGGAGGATCAGGGAAGACCACTCTAGTTGCCAAGACCTTCACCGATGAAACTATAAAGAGATATTTCGACTGTTATGCATGGATAACTGTTTCCCAAACCTACGTGATTGAAGACTTATTTAGAAGCTTGATCAAGGAATTTCACCGATCAAGAAAGGAAGAGGTCCCTCCAAGCATGAGTTCTCTTGAACATACAGAACTGGTAGAGATGCTTCGCAACTACTTGGATGCTAAAAGGTACCTTGTTGTACTAGATGATGTGTGGGATATCAAACTTTGGGAACGAGTAAGGATATCGCTTCCAGATAGCAGAGCTCTTGGAAACCGGATCTTGCTTACAACTCGAAATCAAGAAATTGCATTGTATCCTTTTGGAGTAGAAAGCCATGTTTATCGAATTGAACTCCTGGAAAAGGATGAGGCTTGGGAGCTCTTTAACAAGAAAGCATTCTCAACTTATCATGAGCATTGTTGTCCACCAGAGTTTGAATCATTAGCTTCGGAACTTGTGGAAAAGTGCGAAGGCTTGCCTCTTGCAATTGTGGCTTTAAGTGGTGTTCTGGCTTCCAAGGAGTCCCCTACAGAGTGGATCAAAGTGTACAGCAGCTTGAATTGGCAGCTGACAAACAACCCTTTGCTAAAACCTATGACGACCATCTTGTTGCTTAGTTTCGATGATTTGCCATATCAATTGAAGCATTGTTTCATGTACTGTTCCCTTTTCCCAGAAGACTATTTGATCGATGGAGAAAGGCTCATTAGATTGTGGTTGGCTGAAGGATTTGTTGAGCAAGTCGACGGGCTTACACCGGAAGAAGTTGCAGAGAACTATCTTATTGAACTTATTCGTCGTAGCATGCTAAAGGTTGAAGATCGGACTGACATGGGAAAGGCCCTAGCATATAAAATGCACGACATTTTGCGGGAGCTTGCTCTATCCAtgtcacaaaaagaaaacttttctGCAAACTATGTTGGGAGAGAAATGAGAAAGGGTACAGCTCGTCGTTTGTCAATTCAAACAACTGAAGGAGAAATTAGCTCAATAAAAGGTTTGTCAGAGCTCCGTTCTTTTCTTGTCTTTGTCACTAGCACATTTTCACTGCCTTCTAGATCTAAATTGTTGAAGGTTCTAGATTTGGAGAAAGTCCCCATGGATAAGCTCCCAAGTggattagtgtatttatttaacTTGAGGTATTTAAATTTGAGGGGAACTTCAATTAAGGAGCTTCCAAAATTTATAGGAAGACTTGGAAACCTTGAAACCTTGGACATATCACACACCAAAATAGAAGTACTTCCAAGAGGAATTTCCAAGTTGTTAAACCTGCGCCATCTACTTATGTACCATCACACTTGGGACGACGTTGGATTTAAATACCTCAAGGGGACACGAGTACCTTCAAATATTAGTGAGTTGAAGAAATTGCAGGTGTTGGAAAAAGTTGAATCAGACGGAAACATTGCAGGACTCATTGGAAGTATGACCCAACTTAGACAGCTTGGCATTACGAATGTGAAAGGAAGTGACGAAATGGACCTATGTGACTCGATTCAAAAGATGAAGCAGCTTCGCAACTTGAGTTTGACTTCAACGAATGCAGATGAATTTCTTAAGGTTGACAAGCAATCTTCACCTCCTCCACATCTTGAAATTGTTTCTTTAGCTGGGAAACTGCACAAAGTACCAGTTTGGTTTTGTTCACTACAAAGCCTCACACATCTCCATCTGCATTGGGCTAAACTTGAAAACGATGAGCTACTACCTCAAATTGAAGCATTGCCATGTTTGGCAAGTCTTGACCTTTTTAATGCCTACAATGGGAAGGAGCTGTACTTCGGCGGAGGCTTTCCTAAGCTTACACGATTGGTTTTGTCTAATCTCCTCTTTTTGAGTAAGATCACTATAGAAAAAGGGGTTATGCCAAATCTCAAGTCTCTATTTCTTAATAGCTGCATTGAATTGAAGACATTGCCACTGGGTATTGAGTACCTTCTTAATCTAAACACATTGGAATTGGTGTATCTTCCAACGCAACTTGTAGACTCCATACGAGAAGGAGGTGTGGATCGTCCAAAGGTGCAACACATTCCCAAAATCCACAATTATTACACAACGTCATCTGGAACTACGTATTATGAAAGCCTGTCGTATACATAG
- the LOC117638033 gene encoding protein PARTING DANCERS isoform X2 — MEMANTKATSQIPSRAISSGGGGGVCMMSNTWRDEQHPSFINFISTFLTANAFRLNFVPIAPDFIFNCGGSSVAFIFVTSLDPTCISQIFGRVQKLKLQFANLYVVITLPTKEKNDLFVRSYFKFGMELGKPTFVLVKDLEMGFEKMVKIAHSRGVCKREDATAKLKAERKQTVQAVNVFQRVVTSIPGIDNHDANALNQAIGSIEAISKASKEQILENTDLSADKAEVVSRFFRDPKFYLSPKIN, encoded by the exons ATGGAAATGGCGAATACGAAAGCAACGTCTCAAATTCCATCGAGGGCCATAAGCTCAG gtggtggtggtggggtttGTATGATGAGCAACACATGGAGAGATGAACAACACCCATCTTTCATCAACTTCATTTCCACCTTCCTCACTGCAAACGCTTTCCGTCTTAACTTTGTCCCAATTGCCCCT GACTTCATTTTCAACTGTGGGGGTTCATCTGTGGCTTTCATCTTTGTGACAAGCTTGGATCCCACTTGCATCTCACAAATCTTCGGCAG AGTTCAAAAACTGAAGCTGCAATTTGCAAATCTATATGTTGTCATCACCCTCCCAACCAAGGAGAAAAATGATTTGTTTGTTCGTTCTTACTTCAA ATTCGGAATGGAGCTTGGTAAACCCACATTCGTTCTGGTTAAGGACTTGGAAATGGGTTTTGAAAAGATGGTAAAGATAGCTCACTCTCGTGGGG TATGCAAGCGAGAGGATGCCACCGCAAAATTGAAGGCTGAG AGGAAGCAAACTGTGCAAGCAGTGAACGTGTTTCAAAGAGTGGTCACATCTATTCCGGGTATCGACAATCATGATGCGAATGCG CTTAACCAAGCGATTGGTTCGATTGAAGCAATTTCCAAGGCATCAAAGGAGCAAATTCTGGAAAACACAGACCTCTCTGCTGACAAGGCAGAAGTAGTTTCAAGGTTTTTCAGGGATCCAAAGTTTTACCTGAGTCCCAAGATCAACTGA